In Gossypium hirsutum isolate 1008001.06 chromosome D06, Gossypium_hirsutum_v2.1, whole genome shotgun sequence, one genomic interval encodes:
- the LOC107901237 gene encoding LOW QUALITY PROTEIN: proline-rich receptor-like protein kinase PERK1 (The sequence of the model RefSeq protein was modified relative to this genomic sequence to represent the inferred CDS: inserted 1 base in 1 codon), which translates to MSSSPPPRATPAPTSPPSTNSTSPPPSSAASPPPSTSSTPPPATPSPPTPSASSPPPSSSTSPSTPTTTSPPPPSSSSPSPPSPSTPTTPRGSGTPSRPPPSRSSGNPSRPPPSRSSGTPSRSSPPSESSNGVSTGLVIGIAIGGVAILLVLSLFCICCKKKSRRRRRDDESYYMPPLPPGPKDDPYGGQQYRVQQNPPPPVNQSSAVPTKPSPPPVTAWRPQAMPPPPLFMSSSGGSGSNYSGSENPLPPPSPGIVLGFSKNRFTYEELARATDGFSDTNLLGQGGFGYVHRGVLPNGKQVAVKQLKAGSGQGEREFHAEVEIISRVHHKHLVSLVGYCISGLXRMLVYEFVPNNTLEFHLHGKGRLTIDWPTRMRIALGSAKGLAYLHEDCHPKIIHRDIKAANILLDFKFEAKVADFGLAKFSSDANTHVSTRVMGTFGYLAPEYASSGKLTDKSDVFSFGVMLLELITGHRPVGSSYREDSLVDWARPLLTRAMEDGNYDSLADPKLQKEYNHNEMTRMVACAAACVRHSARRRPRMSQIVRALEGDASLSDLNEGVTPEQSSVYSSYESSDYDTNQYNEDMKRFRRMALDTQEYAASSEYSEATTEYGLYPSGSSYEGQTTREMEMRKMMKNSQGFSGNSTS; encoded by the exons ATGTCGTCGTCGCCACCGCCAAGGGCTACTCCAGCCCCCACATCACCACCATCTACCAATTCTACCTCCCCTCCTCCGTCATCTGCCGCATCTCCGCCTCCATCTACCTCTTCAACTCCGCCACCCGCCACCCCATCTCCCCCTACTCCCTCTGCCTCATCACCTCCCCCGTCATCCTCTACTTCCCCATCTACTCCAACCACTACATCTCCACCACCACCGTCATCCTCTAGTCCTTCCCCTCCTTCTCCTTCTACACCAACAACTCCAAGAGGTTCTGGGACTCCATCGCGACCACCACCTTCGAGGAGTTCGGGAAATCCATCGCGACCACCACCTTCGAGGAGTTCGGGAACTCCATCTCGTTCGTCGCCGCCATCTGAATCGAGCAATGGGGTGTCGACAGGACTGGTAATTGGGATAGCAATAGGGGGAGTGGCGATATTGTTGGTTTTGAGTTTGTTTTGTATATGTTGTaaaaagaagagtagaagaagaagaagagatgaCGAAAGTTACTACATGCCTCCCCTACCTCCTGGGCCTAAAG ATGATCCGTATGGTGGCCAGCAGTATCGGGTGCAACAAAATCCTCCACCGCCTGTGAATCAATCCAGTGCAGTGCCTACAAAGCCCTCACCTCCACCAGTTACAGCATGGCGTCCTCAGGCAATGCCACCGCCTCCACTTTTCATGAGCAGCAGTGGAGGTTCTGGCTCTAATTATTCAGGTTCCGAGAACCCACTTCCACCACCTTCACCTGGTATTGTGTTAGGTTTCTCCAAGAACAGATTTACCTATGAAGAATTAGCAAGGGCAACAGATGGCTTCTCAGATACTAACCTTCTTGGACAAGGTGGTTTCGGGTATGTGCACCGTGGAGTACTCCCCAACGGGAAGCAAGTAGCAGTCAAGCAACTGAAGGCTGGAAGTGGACAAGGGGAGAGAGAATTTCATGCTGAAGTTGAGATTATCAGCCGTGTTCATCACAAACATCTTGTGTCATTGGTTGGATACTGTATCTCGGGAC CAAGAATGCTAGTTTATGAGTTTGTTCCCAACAACACTTTGGAGTTTCACTTGCATG GAAAGGGGCGACTTACCATTGATTGGCCAACTAGGATGAGAATTGCTTTAGGGTCTGCAAAAGGACTGGCATATCTTCACGAGGATT GTCATCCTAAGATCATTCATCGTGATATTAAGGCGGCTAATATTCTTTTGGATTTCAAGTTTGAGGCTAAG GTTGCTGATTTTGGACTGGCAAAGTTCTCTTCTGATGCCAACACTCATGTCTCTACTAGGGTGATGGGTACTTTTGG GTATTTGGCTCCGGAGTATGCTTCAAGTGGAAAACTCACAGACAAGTCAGATGTTTTCTCTTTCGGAGTCATGCTTTTGGAATTGATTACTGGACACAGACCTGTTGGCTCTTCTTACAGGGAAGACAGTCTGGTGGACTGG GCTAGgccattgctcacacgagctatggaggaTGGAAACTATGATAGTCTGGCTGATCCTAAATTACAGAAGGAATATAACCACAATGAAATGACTCGTATGGTTGCTTGTGCTGCTGCTTGTGTGCGACATTCAGCAAGACGTCGTCCCCGGATGAGCCAG ATTGTCCGAGCTTTGGAAGGAGATGCGTCATTGTCTGATCTCAATGAAGGAGTGACACCTGAACAAAGCAGTGTCTACAGCTCTTATGAAAGCTCTGACTATGATACAAACCAGTACAATGAAGACATGAAAAGGTTCAGGAGGATGGCATTGGACACACAGGAATATGCTGCTAGTAGCGAGTACAGTGAAGCCACCACTGAATACGGTTTATACCCTTCGGGCTCAAGCTATGAAGGCCAAACCACCAGGGAAATGGAGATGcggaagatgatgaaaaatagCCAAGGTTTTAGCGGAAACTCAACCTCGTAA